The following proteins are co-located in the Sphingomonas panacis genome:
- a CDS encoding (deoxy)nucleoside triphosphate pyrophosphohydrolase — translation MDNTAVLLVVAAALTDPQGQILVQRRPAGKAMAGLWEFPGGKVEPGEAPEAALVRELAEELGVNVATEDLTPLAFATAPVGERTLLLLLYRCDRWQGEPQPIDADALDWRRPSALRDLAMPPADLPFIDALAAFESRALE, via the coding sequence ATCGACAACACGGCCGTCCTGCTCGTCGTCGCGGCAGCGCTGACCGATCCGCAAGGGCAAATCCTCGTGCAGCGTCGTCCGGCGGGCAAGGCGATGGCGGGGCTATGGGAATTCCCCGGCGGCAAGGTCGAGCCGGGCGAGGCGCCCGAGGCGGCGCTGGTGCGCGAACTCGCCGAGGAACTCGGCGTCAACGTAGCGACGGAGGATCTCACGCCGCTCGCCTTCGCCACCGCGCCAGTCGGCGAGCGAACGCTGCTGCTATTGCTTTACCGTTGTGACCGCTGGCAGGGCGAACCGCAACCGATCGACGCCGACGCGCTCGACTGGCGCCGCCCGTCCGCCTTGCGCGACTTGGCGATGCCGCCCGCCGACCTGCCCTTCATCGATGCGCTGGCGGCGTTCGAATCGCGCGCTCTGGAATAA
- the ettA gene encoding energy-dependent translational throttle protein EttA encodes MAVQYSYVMKGLTKTFPGAPKPVLNNIHLQFLPDAKIAIIGPNGSGKSTLMKIMGGIDPDYTGEAWAAEGIKVGYLPQEPQLDPTKDVIGNVRDGAGPIAAMLARFNAISAEMGDPKEDTDFDALMEEMGDLQAKIDAADGWSLDSQLEQAMEALRCPPGDSPVTNLSGGEKRRVALCKLLLEKPDILLLDEPTNHLDAESVQWLENYLKDYTGNVILVTHDRYFLDNVVNWVLELDRGRYYTYESNYSGYLEKKSQRLGQEEREEQGKQKAIADELAWMRQTPKARQTKSKARIRAFDELMAAQENRSIGKAQILIQIPERLGGKVIEAKGLTKSYGDKLLFENLEFTLPPGGIVGVIGPNGAGKSTLFKLITGQEQPDEGTLDVGSTVRLGYVDQSRDDLDPNKNVWEEISDGLDVFRFGKQELGTRAYVGAFNFKGQDQQKKVGQLSGGERNRVHMAKMLKEGGNVLLLDEPTNDLDVETLRALEEALESFAGCAVVISHDRFFLDRLATHILAFEGNSHVEWFEGNFESYEEDKRRRLGDAADRPTRLAYKKLTR; translated from the coding sequence ATGGCCGTCCAATATTCCTATGTCATGAAGGGCCTGACCAAGACCTTCCCGGGCGCGCCCAAGCCCGTCCTCAACAACATCCACCTCCAGTTCCTGCCCGACGCGAAGATCGCGATCATCGGCCCCAACGGCTCGGGCAAGTCGACACTCATGAAGATCATGGGCGGGATCGATCCCGATTACACCGGCGAGGCCTGGGCTGCCGAGGGTATCAAGGTCGGCTATCTGCCGCAGGAGCCGCAGCTCGACCCGACCAAGGACGTGATCGGCAACGTGCGCGACGGCGCCGGCCCGATCGCGGCGATGCTCGCGCGCTTCAATGCGATCTCGGCCGAGATGGGCGATCCCAAGGAGGACACCGATTTCGACGCGCTGATGGAGGAGATGGGCGATCTCCAGGCCAAGATCGACGCCGCCGACGGCTGGAGCCTCGACAGCCAGCTCGAACAGGCGATGGAAGCGCTGCGCTGCCCGCCCGGCGACAGCCCCGTCACCAACCTGTCGGGCGGTGAAAAGCGCCGCGTCGCGCTCTGCAAGCTGCTGCTCGAAAAGCCGGACATCCTGCTGCTCGACGAACCGACCAACCATCTCGACGCCGAAAGCGTGCAGTGGCTGGAGAATTACCTCAAGGATTATACCGGCAACGTCATCCTCGTCACCCACGATCGCTATTTCCTAGATAACGTCGTCAATTGGGTGCTCGAACTCGATCGCGGCCGTTATTATACCTATGAGAGCAACTATTCGGGTTATCTCGAAAAGAAGTCGCAGCGGCTGGGTCAGGAAGAACGCGAGGAGCAGGGCAAGCAGAAGGCGATCGCCGACGAGCTCGCCTGGATGCGCCAGACCCCCAAGGCCCGCCAGACCAAGTCCAAGGCGCGTATCCGCGCGTTCGACGAACTGATGGCCGCGCAGGAGAACCGTTCGATCGGCAAGGCGCAGATCCTCATCCAGATCCCCGAGCGGCTTGGCGGCAAGGTGATCGAGGCGAAGGGCTTGACCAAGTCCTACGGCGACAAATTGCTGTTCGAAAATCTCGAATTCACGCTGCCGCCCGGCGGCATCGTCGGCGTGATCGGGCCGAACGGCGCAGGCAAGTCGACGCTGTTCAAGCTCATCACCGGGCAGGAGCAGCCCGACGAAGGCACGCTCGACGTCGGCTCGACGGTGCGGCTCGGCTATGTCGATCAGTCGCGCGACGATCTCGACCCCAACAAGAACGTCTGGGAGGAAATCTCGGACGGTCTGGACGTGTTCCGCTTCGGCAAGCAGGAACTCGGCACGCGCGCCTATGTCGGTGCGTTCAACTTCAAGGGGCAGGACCAGCAGAAGAAGGTCGGCCAGCTCTCGGGCGGTGAGCGCAACCGAGTCCACATGGCGAAGATGCTCAAGGAGGGTGGCAACGTCCTCCTGCTCGACGAACCGACCAACGATCTCGACGTCGAGACGCTGCGCGCGCTCGAAGAGGCGCTGGAAAGCTTCGCGGGCTGCGCCGTGGTCATCAGCCACGATCGCTTCTTCCTCGATCGCCTCGCCACGCACATCCTCGCGTTCGAGGGCAACAGCCACGTCGAATGGTTCGAAGGCAATTTCGAAAGCTACGAGGAAGACAAGCGCCGCCGTCTGGGCGACGCCGCCGATCGCCCGACTCGTCTGGCGTACAAGAAGCTGACCCGCTGA
- a CDS encoding Uma2 family endonuclease — protein sequence MRWAVGLAWNGATGLVSRGGRDTMRIMTAQDVITVPQKAKLRVADFLLLADAGAFQDYARTELIEGEIWVVNAIHTRHARAHSTLTVELGVALKAIGSPLFLYTAPSTELSDDSMPEPDIAIADPNDARTLQGGSVRIAIEISDSTLDIDMGRKARLYARYGVPEYWVVDVEGRVVHQMWRPEGDAYAERRDIAFGGRISAATVTDLSVDSAALCYGN from the coding sequence ATGCGGTGGGCGGTTGGTCTGGCCTGGAATGGCGCGACCGGATTGGTGTCGCGCGGCGGTCGTGATACGATGCGGATCATGACGGCGCAGGATGTCATCACCGTTCCTCAGAAGGCGAAGCTTCGCGTCGCCGATTTCCTGCTGCTCGCGGACGCGGGGGCGTTTCAGGATTATGCGCGCACCGAGCTGATCGAAGGGGAAATCTGGGTCGTGAACGCGATTCATACGCGGCATGCGCGCGCGCATTCGACGCTGACCGTCGAATTGGGGGTTGCGCTGAAGGCGATCGGGTCGCCGCTGTTCCTCTACACCGCACCCTCGACCGAACTGTCGGACGATTCCATGCCTGAGCCGGACATCGCCATTGCCGACCCCAACGATGCGCGGACCTTGCAGGGCGGTTCGGTGAGGATCGCGATCGAGATTTCGGATTCGACGCTCGACATCGACATGGGCCGCAAGGCGCGGCTGTATGCGCGCTACGGTGTGCCCGAATATTGGGTGGTTGATGTCGAGGGGCGCGTCGTCCATCAGATGTGGCGCCCGGAGGGCGACGCCTATGCCGAGCGTCGCGACATCGCGTTCGGTGGACGGATCAGCGCCGCGACGGTGACGGACCTAAGCGTCGACTCCGCGGCGTTATGCTACGGCAACTGA
- a CDS encoding tyrosine-type recombinase/integrase, whose translation MTDPAQPGADRALIERFLEMMAAERGAARNTLAAYRSDLALASEVLKGALVAATADDLTRLSATWNDLSHATVARKSAALRRFFAFLADEGHRTDDPGAALPRPGTRRPLPKVLSLADVDRLFTVIAERLATEPLDIRDLRLAALVELLYGSGLRATELVSLPRNAVAPDRPYCILRGKGGRERLVPISDRARAAVAAWRAHVPADQPWLFPSGKSFLSRVRLFQLLRALGAEAGIPPDRISPHVLRHAFATHLLAGGADLRALQTMLGHADIATTEIYTHVDASRLVALVNERHPLAEARARTDERRVTAKRM comes from the coding sequence TTGACCGATCCGGCGCAGCCCGGCGCCGACCGCGCGCTGATCGAGCGCTTCCTCGAGATGATGGCGGCGGAGCGGGGGGCGGCCAGGAACACGCTCGCCGCCTACCGCAGCGATCTCGCGCTCGCCTCCGAAGTCCTCAAAGGCGCGCTCGTGGCCGCGACCGCCGACGATCTGACTCGGCTGTCGGCGACGTGGAACGACCTTTCGCACGCCACCGTCGCGCGCAAATCCGCCGCGCTGCGACGTTTCTTCGCCTTCCTCGCCGACGAAGGCCACCGTACCGACGATCCCGGCGCGGCGCTGCCCCGGCCCGGCACGCGCCGGCCGCTCCCCAAGGTGCTGAGCCTCGCCGATGTCGACCGGCTGTTCACCGTGATCGCCGAACGCCTTGCTACCGAGCCGCTCGACATCCGCGACCTGCGCCTCGCGGCGCTGGTGGAACTGCTCTACGGCTCGGGCTTGCGCGCGACCGAACTGGTCTCGTTGCCCCGGAACGCGGTCGCGCCCGACCGGCCCTATTGCATCCTGCGCGGCAAGGGCGGGCGCGAGCGCTTGGTGCCGATCTCGGATCGCGCCCGCGCCGCCGTCGCCGCGTGGCGCGCCCACGTTCCCGCCGACCAGCCGTGGCTATTTCCCTCGGGTAAGAGTTTCCTGTCGCGCGTTCGGCTGTTCCAATTGCTCCGCGCGCTCGGCGCCGAAGCGGGTATCCCGCCCGACCGGATCAGCCCGCACGTGCTTCGCCACGCCTTCGCCACCCACCTGCTGGCGGGCGGCGCCGACTTGCGCGCGCTCCAGACGATGCTCGGCCACGCCGACATCGCGACGACCGAAATCTACACGCATGTCGATGCCAGCCGCCTCGTCGCGCTCGTCAACGAACGCCATCCGCTCGCCGAAGCACGCGCCCGCACGGATGAAAGGCGGGTCACCGCGAAGCGGATGTAG
- a CDS encoding Uma2 family endonuclease — protein MSEIVPLTIEPLPVKLRVEDYLTLDELGAFDAYGKTELIEGEIVYINAQHRPHARIKSRLYRLIADALDEIGSDLEALVEGSIAMPPHNVPEPDISLTAEPEGKGLIPLASLALVIEVADATVKNDLGRKLRIYAREGVSEYWVVDVSKARIHQMWTPAGDSYAECREIAFGARIVAATIEGLAVETNTL, from the coding sequence ATGAGCGAAATCGTGCCTCTCACGATCGAACCCCTGCCCGTCAAGCTGCGGGTCGAGGACTATCTCACGCTCGACGAACTCGGCGCTTTCGACGCTTACGGCAAGACCGAGCTGATCGAGGGGGAAATCGTCTATATCAACGCGCAGCACCGGCCACATGCGCGGATCAAGTCGCGGCTGTATCGCCTGATCGCGGATGCGTTGGATGAGATCGGTAGCGATCTGGAGGCGCTGGTCGAAGGCTCGATCGCGATGCCGCCGCACAATGTGCCCGAACCCGACATCTCGCTGACCGCGGAACCCGAGGGCAAAGGGCTGATCCCGCTTGCCTCGCTCGCGCTCGTGATCGAAGTGGCGGACGCCACCGTGAAGAACGATCTCGGTCGCAAGCTGCGCATCTATGCGCGCGAAGGCGTGTCCGAATATTGGGTCGTCGATGTCAGCAAAGCCCGCATCCATCAGATGTGGACACCCGCCGGCGACAGCTACGCGGAATGCCGGGAGATCGCCTTTGGCGCGCGCATCGTTGCCGCGACGATCGAGGGGCTGGCGGTCGAGACGAACACGCTCTGA
- a CDS encoding Flp family type IVb pilin, with product MQTIRKFIKNTKGATAIEYGLIAALIAVAAIVAMKSVGTTLNSTFANVQSAMKTS from the coding sequence ATGCAGACCATCCGCAAGTTCATCAAGAACACCAAGGGCGCGACCGCCATCGAATACGGCCTCATCGCCGCTCTGATCGCCGTTGCTGCGATCGTCGCGATGAAGAGCGTTGGCACGACTTTGAACTCGACCTTTGCCAACGTCCAAAGCGCCATGAAAACTTCGTAA
- a CDS encoding pyridoxal phosphate-dependent aminotransferase, whose product MTTDLLDREAREDLHDRGYSRRQIGRIAMLLGAGATASQFLTNGAQAQQSAKAVIGAVRIGSNECWTGPFPEGVQAASAIASLGNRYEPDNEHAKLAAAVAQVEGVTPECILAWPGSSDPLNRAVITFCSPQKGLVTANPTYEQSWRTAAWLSVKPTRVPLTADYRHDVKAMLAADPNAGLYYICSPNNPTGTLTPIADIEWLLANKPKDSVVLVDEAYIHFAGTQSAAKLACTRNDVIVMRTFSKLFGMAGMRLGLTIAHPDLYKKMMRYDGGQVTNMLPMTAVACGTAVLPLADKITARRNEMIAVREETFAHLKKRGLKYIPSQANMFMVDWGAGKDPKAMQAAFVAEGVQIGRSWDAYPTMNRVTVGSAEDMAKFRAALDKVIKA is encoded by the coding sequence ATGACGACCGATTTACTCGACCGCGAAGCACGGGAAGACCTTCACGATCGCGGCTATTCGCGCCGCCAGATCGGCCGAATCGCGATGCTGCTCGGCGCGGGGGCGACCGCCAGTCAATTCCTCACCAACGGCGCTCAGGCGCAGCAATCCGCCAAGGCCGTGATCGGCGCGGTGCGGATCGGCTCGAACGAATGCTGGACCGGCCCCTTCCCCGAAGGTGTGCAGGCTGCATCGGCGATCGCGTCGCTCGGCAACCGCTACGAGCCGGATAACGAGCATGCCAAGCTCGCCGCCGCTGTCGCGCAGGTCGAGGGCGTTACGCCCGAGTGCATTCTGGCGTGGCCGGGATCGAGCGATCCGCTCAACCGCGCGGTCATCACCTTCTGCTCGCCGCAGAAGGGGCTGGTGACGGCGAACCCGACCTATGAACAGAGCTGGCGCACCGCGGCGTGGCTGAGCGTCAAGCCGACTCGCGTGCCGCTCACCGCCGATTACCGGCATGACGTGAAGGCGATGCTTGCCGCCGACCCCAATGCTGGCCTCTATTACATCTGCTCGCCCAACAACCCGACCGGCACGCTGACGCCGATCGCGGACATCGAGTGGCTGCTCGCCAACAAGCCGAAGGATTCGGTGGTGCTGGTCGATGAGGCCTATATCCACTTCGCCGGCACGCAGAGCGCCGCCAAGCTGGCCTGCACACGCAACGACGTGATCGTGATGCGGACCTTCTCCAAGCTGTTCGGCATGGCCGGCATGCGGCTCGGGCTGACGATCGCGCATCCCGATCTCTACAAGAAGATGATGCGCTACGACGGTGGCCAGGTGACGAACATGCTGCCGATGACCGCGGTCGCGTGCGGCACGGCCGTGCTGCCGCTCGCCGACAAGATCACCGCGCGCCGCAACGAAATGATCGCGGTGCGCGAAGAGACGTTCGCACACCTCAAGAAGCGCGGGCTGAAGTATATCCCGTCGCAGGCGAACATGTTCATGGTCGATTGGGGTGCCGGCAAAGACCCCAAGGCGATGCAGGCGGCGTTCGTCGCCGAAGGCGTTCAGATCGGCCGTTCGTGGGACGCCTATCCGACGATGAACCGCGTGACTGTCGGCTCGGCGGAGGACATGGCCAAGTTCCGCGCCGCGCTCGACAAGGTCATCAAGGCCTGA
- a CDS encoding shikimate kinase codes for MLQSPAPNPVWHGQPIVLVGLMGAGKSTVGRRLAQRLHLPFVDADTEIETAAGMTVSDIFARFGEAHFRDGERRVIARLITGEPRVIATGGGAFIQDETRALILDNALSVWLDASPEVLVARVARRDTRPLLREGDPRAILEALARVRNPIYAQAHLRIVSQQAPHDATVNAILKAIGL; via the coding sequence ATGTTGCAAAGCCCCGCCCCAAACCCTGTCTGGCACGGCCAGCCGATCGTCCTCGTCGGACTGATGGGCGCGGGCAAGTCGACCGTCGGCCGCCGCCTCGCGCAGCGGCTGCATCTGCCCTTCGTCGATGCCGATACCGAAATCGAAACCGCGGCGGGGATGACCGTCTCCGACATCTTCGCGCGGTTCGGCGAGGCGCACTTCCGCGACGGCGAACGGCGCGTGATCGCGCGACTCATCACCGGCGAGCCGCGCGTGATCGCGACCGGCGGCGGTGCGTTCATCCAGGACGAGACGCGCGCGCTGATCCTCGACAACGCGCTGTCGGTGTGGCTCGACGCCAGCCCCGAGGTGCTTGTCGCGCGAGTCGCACGGCGCGACACGCGGCCGCTGCTGCGCGAAGGCGATCCACGCGCGATTCTCGAAGCGCTGGCGCGGGTGCGCAATCCGATCTACGCGCAGGCGCATCTCCGTATCGTCAGCCAGCAAGCGCCACACGATGCCACCGTCAACGCCATCCTCAAGGCCATCGGATTATGA
- a CDS encoding HAD-IIB family hydrolase — protein sequence MKTMIAFDLDGTLAESKQPIGDDMSVLLKNLLDVAQVAVISGGDWPQFEKQVVGRMQADAKLERLFIMPTTGTKLFRFQDGVWNTIYNDAFSPEERDQVLDALNKAWDQAGFGGEQTWGERIEDRGSQITLSALGQQAPLEAKEHWDPKQEKRRQLQAILRTMIPDHSINIGGATSVDITRKGIDKAYGMRRLCEHAGIVFENILFMGDAIYPGGNDDPVRAAGIDSIKVRDVADTSVAITAVIACLKA from the coding sequence ATGAAGACAATGATTGCCTTCGATCTCGACGGGACGCTCGCCGAGAGCAAGCAGCCGATTGGCGACGACATGTCCGTATTGCTCAAAAACCTGCTCGACGTGGCGCAGGTCGCGGTGATTTCGGGCGGCGACTGGCCGCAGTTCGAGAAGCAGGTCGTGGGCCGGATGCAGGCCGATGCGAAGCTCGAGCGGCTGTTCATCATGCCGACCACCGGCACCAAGCTGTTCCGGTTCCAGGACGGCGTTTGGAACACCATCTACAACGACGCCTTCTCGCCCGAAGAGCGTGACCAGGTGCTCGACGCGCTGAACAAGGCCTGGGATCAGGCCGGCTTCGGCGGCGAACAGACCTGGGGCGAGCGGATCGAGGATCGCGGCAGCCAGATCACGCTGTCGGCGCTCGGCCAGCAGGCACCGCTCGAGGCCAAGGAACATTGGGACCCCAAGCAGGAGAAGCGCCGCCAGTTGCAGGCGATCCTGCGCACGATGATACCAGACCATTCGATCAACATCGGCGGCGCGACCTCGGTCGACATCACCCGCAAGGGCATCGACAAGGCTTACGGGATGCGCCGGTTGTGCGAGCATGCCGGTATCGTGTTCGAAAACATCCTTTTCATGGGCGACGCGATTTACCCGGGCGGCAACGACGATCCGGTCCGCGCGGCTGGGATCGATTCGATCAAGGTGCGGGACGTCGCGGATACCTCAGTCGCGATCACGGCGGTGATCGCCTGTTTGAAGGCCTGA
- a CDS encoding gamma carbonic anhydrase family protein, whose protein sequence is MPLYAFEGQQPALADTAWIAPSAELIGDVQLAEQTSVWFGAVIRADNTTIAVGARSNVQEGAMLHSDPDAPLTVGADCTIGHHAILHGCTIEDGVLVGMGATILNRAVIGAGSLVGAGALVTEGKSFPPGSLIVGSPARAVRDLGDEQIAGLRASAAGYVDKARRFATGLVRCG, encoded by the coding sequence ATGCCGCTTTACGCCTTCGAGGGGCAGCAGCCCGCGCTTGCCGATACCGCCTGGATCGCGCCGAGCGCTGAGCTGATCGGCGACGTGCAACTCGCGGAGCAGACGAGCGTGTGGTTCGGGGCGGTGATCCGTGCCGATAACACCACGATCGCGGTCGGCGCGCGCAGCAACGTGCAGGAAGGCGCGATGCTCCATTCCGACCCGGACGCACCGCTGACGGTGGGGGCGGATTGCACGATCGGGCATCATGCGATCCTGCACGGCTGCACGATCGAGGACGGCGTGCTGGTCGGCATGGGCGCGACGATCCTCAACCGCGCGGTGATTGGTGCTGGATCATTGGTGGGCGCGGGCGCGCTCGTCACCGAGGGCAAGAGCTTTCCGCCCGGCAGCCTGATCGTCGGCAGCCCTGCCCGCGCCGTGCGCGACTTGGGCGACGAGCAGATCGCCGGACTGCGTGCATCGGCGGCGGGCTATGTCGACAAGGCGCGGCGGTTCGCGACGGGGCTTGTGCGCTGCGGATGA
- a CDS encoding Flp family type IVb pilin: MFATIVKNLRRDRRGATAVEYGFILALIVVVVFTAIAGLARVTTTMWNDVASKVEGATSGR; this comes from the coding sequence ATGTTCGCCACGATCGTCAAAAACCTGCGGCGCGACCGGCGTGGGGCGACAGCCGTCGAATACGGCTTTATCCTCGCGCTCATCGTGGTCGTGGTCTTCACCGCAATCGCCGGTCTGGCGCGCGTCACGACGACCATGTGGAACGACGTCGCCAGCAAGGTCGAAGGCGCCACGTCGGGGCGGTGA
- a CDS encoding M20/M25/M40 family metallo-hydrolase: MNPLRIALLSCALTFPAAALAQRVMPAAVAPDAKVAALRDAALKDDVAWDIVSGITTEVGPRPDGSAQEARARDWAVAKLKSLGFKNVHVEPYDLQNVWERGAETAEVVAPYPQPLRLAALGNSGATPPEGLTAPVVYFETVNDLLLAPDGSLAGKIAFVSNAMQPTQDGSGYGSNGLARFLGPTVAAKKGAAAIVIRSIGTDHGRGPHTGVTNFAPGVAPIPAAALSVADAENLERMVKLGKPVTLHLTLTPRFVGTRASGNVVAEVPGTDPKAGIITIGGHLDSWELGTGAIDDGAGIAITAAAAKRLMEAGKHRRTIRVVWFGDEETGGFGGLAYAKAHANERHALAAESDSGADLVWKFSTSFAPAAKAVEDRLAVALAPIGVVRGRDAVHGGTDVEPTLALGVAGIDLHQSALRYFDWHHTPEDTLDRIDPEQLRQNVAAWTAMLAVVADAPEEIAPAPAAQ, encoded by the coding sequence ATGAACCCCTTGCGTATCGCGCTGCTCTCCTGTGCCCTCACCTTCCCCGCTGCCGCGCTCGCTCAGCGCGTGATGCCGGCTGCGGTCGCGCCTGATGCGAAGGTGGCGGCGCTTCGCGATGCGGCGCTGAAGGACGATGTCGCGTGGGATATCGTGTCGGGCATCACCACCGAGGTCGGGCCGCGTCCCGACGGCTCTGCGCAGGAAGCGCGGGCGCGCGACTGGGCGGTGGCGAAACTCAAGAGTCTTGGCTTCAAGAACGTTCACGTCGAGCCATACGACCTCCAGAATGTCTGGGAGCGCGGCGCCGAGACCGCCGAAGTGGTCGCGCCCTACCCGCAGCCGCTGCGGCTCGCAGCGCTCGGCAATTCGGGCGCGACGCCGCCTGAGGGGCTGACCGCGCCGGTCGTCTATTTCGAAACCGTCAACGATCTGCTGCTCGCGCCCGATGGCAGTCTCGCCGGCAAGATCGCCTTTGTATCGAACGCGATGCAGCCGACTCAGGACGGATCGGGCTATGGCAGCAACGGCCTCGCCCGCTTCCTCGGCCCGACCGTCGCCGCCAAGAAGGGTGCGGCGGCGATCGTAATCCGTTCGATCGGGACCGATCATGGCCGGGGGCCGCACACCGGCGTCACCAATTTCGCGCCGGGCGTAGCACCGATTCCGGCCGCCGCGCTGTCGGTCGCCGATGCCGAAAATCTCGAGCGGATGGTCAAGCTCGGCAAGCCGGTGACGCTGCATCTCACGCTGACGCCCAGGTTCGTCGGCACGCGCGCCTCGGGCAACGTCGTTGCGGAGGTGCCGGGCACAGACCCCAAGGCTGGCATCATCACGATCGGCGGGCATCTCGATAGCTGGGAGCTCGGCACGGGCGCGATCGACGACGGTGCCGGTATCGCGATCACGGCGGCGGCCGCAAAGCGGCTGATGGAAGCGGGCAAGCACCGCCGCACGATTCGCGTTGTGTGGTTCGGCGATGAAGAGACCGGCGGGTTCGGCGGCCTCGCTTATGCCAAGGCCCATGCCAACGAGCGCCACGCGCTCGCCGCCGAATCGGATTCGGGAGCGGATCTGGTGTGGAAGTTCAGCACGAGCTTCGCGCCCGCCGCCAAGGCCGTCGAGGATCGGCTGGCGGTCGCGCTCGCGCCGATCGGCGTGGTGCGCGGGCGCGACGCGGTTCATGGCGGCACCGATGTCGAGCCGACGCTCGCGCTCGGCGTAGCGGGAATCGACCTCCACCAGTCGGCGCTCCGCTATTTCGACTGGCATCATACGCCCGAGGATACGCTCGACCGGATCGACCCGGAGCAGTTGCGCCAGAACGTCGCCGCATGGACCGCGATGCTCGCTGTCGTCGCGGACGCGCCGGAAGAGATTGCGCCGGCGCCCGCAGCGCAATAA
- a CDS encoding acetyl-CoA carboxylase carboxyltransferase subunit alpha → MATFLDFEKPIAELQARIDELRTTADGGTVDISADVARLQAKSDKLLRDTYTKLTPWQKTLVARHGERPHFRDYVAGLFDEFIPLAGDRAFGDDQAILGGFARFRGQRVMVIGHEKGHDTATRIRHNFGSGKPEGYRKAIRLMQLADRFGLPVVTLVDTSGAFPGVQAEERGQAEAIARSTEQCLALGVPMIAAIVGEGGSGGAIALAAANHVLMFENAVYSVISPEGCAAILWRTNERAADAAEAMKVTAQDLKGLGVIDTIVPEPLGGAHRDPAAAISALGNALSESLAELGGLDAAALRRARQEKFLAMGRF, encoded by the coding sequence ATGGCAACCTTCCTCGACTTCGAAAAGCCGATCGCCGAGCTTCAGGCTCGCATCGACGAACTGCGCACAACCGCTGACGGCGGTACGGTGGATATTTCCGCCGATGTCGCCCGGCTCCAGGCCAAGTCGGACAAGCTGCTGCGCGACACCTACACCAAGCTCACGCCCTGGCAGAAGACGCTGGTCGCGCGGCACGGCGAGCGCCCGCATTTCCGCGATTATGTGGCCGGACTGTTCGACGAATTCATCCCGCTCGCCGGGGATCGCGCCTTCGGCGACGATCAGGCGATTCTGGGCGGCTTCGCGCGGTTTCGCGGCCAGCGCGTGATGGTGATCGGCCACGAAAAGGGGCACGACACCGCGACTCGCATCCGCCACAATTTCGGCTCGGGCAAACCCGAGGGCTACCGCAAGGCGATTCGGCTGATGCAATTGGCCGATCGCTTCGGCCTGCCGGTGGTGACGCTGGTCGATACCTCGGGCGCGTTCCCCGGCGTTCAGGCCGAGGAGCGCGGCCAGGCCGAGGCGATCGCGCGCTCGACCGAGCAATGCCTCGCGCTCGGCGTACCGATGATCGCCGCGATCGTCGGCGAGGGCGGTTCCGGCGGCGCGATCGCGCTCGCGGCGGCGAACCACGTGCTGATGTTCGAGAATGCGGTCTATTCGGTGATCTCGCCCGAGGGCTGCGCCGCGATCCTGTGGCGCACCAACGAACGCGCCGCCGATGCCGCAGAGGCGATGAAGGTGACCGCGCAGGATCTGAAAGGGCTGGGTGTGATCGATACCATCGTTCCCGAGCCCCTCGGTGGTGCGCATCGTGATCCGGCGGCGGCGATCAGCGCGCTGGGTAATGCTCTGTCGGAATCGCTTGCCGAGTTGGGCGGGCTGGATGCCGCTGCGCTGCGCCGTGCGCGGCAGGAGAAGTTCCTGGCGATGGGCCGCTTCTAA